Part of the Sulfurimonas denitrificans DSM 1251 genome is shown below.
AGTTACCAGAGGGTGCACAAATAGAAAGTTTGGCGGTGTAATATGGCAATAAAATCTTATAAACCAACAACTCCGTCTCGTCGTTTTTATACAAATGTTGAAAACAATGACATCACCTCTAAGCCGAGTGTTCGTTCACTTCTTGTAAAACTTCCAGCATCAGCAGGAAGAAACAATAATGGACGTATTACATCTCGTCATAGAGAAGCTGGTGCTAAAAAGCTTTACCGTATTATCGATTTTAAAAGAGATAAGTTTGGAATTGCTGGCACTGTTAGTACAGTTGAGTATGATCCATACCGTAACTGTCGTATTGCACTTATCACATATGTTGATGGTGAGAAAAGATACATCTTATTACCAAAAGGTTTAAATGTTGGAGATGCGATTATTGCAGATGCAACAGGTGTAGATATTAAACCTGGTAATGCAATGAAACTTATGAATATACCAGTTGGTACATCTGTTCATAATATTGAGTTAAAAGTAGGCAAAGGCGGACAAATGGTTCGTTCAGCTGGAACTTCTGCTCAAATTATGGGTCGTGATGGTAAGTATGTTTCACTTCGTATGCCTTCA
Proteins encoded:
- the rplB gene encoding 50S ribosomal protein L2, giving the protein MAIKSYKPTTPSRRFYTNVENNDITSKPSVRSLLVKLPASAGRNNNGRITSRHREAGAKKLYRIIDFKRDKFGIAGTVSTVEYDPYRNCRIALITYVDGEKRYILLPKGLNVGDAIIADATGVDIKPGNAMKLMNIPVGTSVHNIELKVGKGGQMVRSAGTSAQIMGRDGKYVSLRMPSSEMRLVLGECMATVGAVGNEEYINIVLGKAGRTRHMGIRPQTRGSAMNPIDHPHGGGEGKTNSGRHPVTPWGKPTKGSKTRRKKASDKLIITRRKSNPKR